From Kiritimatiellia bacterium, a single genomic window includes:
- the rdgB gene encoding RdgB/HAM1 family non-canonical purine NTP pyrophosphatase encodes MKLVLATRNRHKADEICSILSLPSGSVFSALDLPELPDVEEDGATLVENAIKKARTVAAASRLWALADDSGLEVDALGGAPGVFSAIYAGSPPDPEANNRKLLAALQGALNRRARFRTVLALASPDGWTDTVEGIVEGSIAESPRGKHGFGYDPLFIPEGESRTFAEMRPEEKNRISHRARALEQARRTWGPVFARIGLIRA; translated from the coding sequence ATGAAACTGGTATTGGCCACGCGAAACCGGCACAAGGCCGACGAAATTTGTTCCATTCTTTCTCTCCCCTCGGGTTCGGTCTTTTCCGCTTTGGATCTACCCGAGCTGCCAGACGTCGAAGAGGACGGCGCGACGCTCGTAGAGAACGCAATAAAAAAGGCTCGGACAGTGGCGGCCGCGAGCAGGTTATGGGCACTTGCCGACGATTCCGGGCTCGAGGTCGACGCCTTGGGAGGCGCCCCAGGCGTCTTCTCTGCCATTTATGCGGGCTCGCCTCCGGATCCAGAGGCAAACAATCGCAAACTTTTGGCCGCCCTACAAGGTGCGCTGAACCGCCGAGCCAGATTTCGGACGGTGCTGGCACTGGCCTCACCGGACGGCTGGACCGACACCGTAGAGGGAATCGTTGAGGGATCCATCGCAGAAAGTCCGCGCGGCAAACACGGCTTCGGATACGATCCGCTGTTCATTCCGGAAGGCGAATCGAGGACATTCGCCGAAATGCGGCCCGAAGAAAAAAACCGAATCTCCCACCGCGCCCGTGCGCTGGAACAGGCGCGCCGCACATGGGGCCCCGTTTTCGCGAGAATCGGGTTGATCCGCGCCTGA
- a CDS encoding ferrochelatase yields the protein MKYDAVMIMSFGGPEGMEDVMPFLDNVLRGKNVPEERKREVAHHYELFDGVSPINAQNRQLQAALEFELERRGIPMPIYLANRNWHPLVGDVVRRMQADGVRHFLALVTSGFSCYSGCRQYREDIQRALEALGPGAPTFDKVRVWYNHPLFIEVWARHWRQAFARLPEEARSRVVTLFTAHSIPTAMAAGCAYEDQLLEASRLVAEAANIPAWQLVYQSRSGPPSQPWLEPDVSDAIRSAKDEGASAVILAPIGFISDHMEVLYDLDHEAKELARELNLPLVRAATPGTHPLFVQMLGELVLERVDPSTPKRAIGSRPPNHDVCPTNCCPSGRSGTPDRTSVRAHAA from the coding sequence ATGAAATACGACGCCGTGATGATCATGTCCTTCGGAGGACCCGAGGGCATGGAGGATGTGATGCCGTTTCTCGATAACGTATTGCGCGGGAAGAATGTCCCGGAGGAACGGAAGCGGGAGGTGGCCCACCATTACGAATTGTTTGACGGCGTCAGTCCGATCAACGCGCAGAACCGTCAGCTTCAGGCGGCGCTCGAGTTCGAACTGGAACGCCGAGGCATCCCCATGCCGATCTACCTGGCGAACCGAAACTGGCATCCTCTGGTAGGCGACGTCGTTCGACGGATGCAGGCCGATGGTGTCCGCCATTTCCTCGCCCTCGTGACCAGCGGGTTCAGTTGTTATTCGGGATGCCGGCAATATCGGGAGGACATTCAGCGAGCTCTTGAGGCGCTTGGTCCCGGCGCGCCGACATTCGACAAGGTTCGCGTGTGGTACAACCACCCGCTCTTCATCGAGGTGTGGGCGCGGCACTGGAGGCAGGCCTTTGCGCGGCTACCGGAAGAAGCCCGCAGCCGGGTGGTCACGCTCTTCACCGCCCACAGCATTCCGACGGCGATGGCGGCCGGCTGCGCCTACGAGGATCAACTTCTAGAAGCCAGCCGCCTCGTTGCGGAAGCGGCGAATATTCCGGCCTGGCAGCTTGTTTATCAAAGCCGGAGCGGCCCGCCCTCCCAGCCGTGGCTAGAGCCCGATGTGAGCGATGCTATACGCAGCGCAAAGGACGAAGGGGCTTCGGCCGTCATTTTGGCTCCCATCGGGTTTATTTCCGACCATATGGAAGTGCTGTACGACCTTGACCACGAAGCGAAGGAACTGGCGCGCGAGCTGAATTTGCCGCTTGTTCGCGCCGCCACCCCGGGAACGCATCCGCTGTTCGTCCAAATGCTCGGCGAGCTCGTCCTCGAGCGGGTCGATCCGTCGACACCGAAGCGTGCCATCGGATCCCGCCCGCCGAACCACGATGTATGTCCGACCAACTGTTGTCCATCTGGCCGCTCCGGAACACCGGATCGGACCAGCGTACGGGCTCATGCCGCGTAG
- a CDS encoding DMT family transporter: MASPPSYLSGTLYMAAASIAMALVGTSVKWATDGLPSPVVVFFRNLFGLLALAPWLAAPGGIEVRTRHLKLHAVRCVFGFLAMQCYFFAISRLHLGSAVALNFTSPLWIPFIARIWLGEPLTKRVLAASLAGLLGVWMIRTPESGVWSAAGALGLLSAVFASAALVGVRRLTLAGEPAGRIVFYFALGSTLFTAIPLPFAWKMPTAGQWAALAATGALASAAQFLLSRGFARAPAAVAAVAYYGTVPAAAFFGWLIWGEPLTPAFIIGATLICGAGIAASLSAEREARSSTDRRDKSNGVHPAPPAHGAARIPSPTPDTV, from the coding sequence ATGGCCTCGCCACCCAGCTATCTTTCCGGAACCCTCTACATGGCAGCCGCTTCGATCGCCATGGCGCTGGTCGGAACCTCCGTCAAATGGGCGACAGACGGTCTCCCCTCGCCCGTGGTGGTGTTTTTCCGGAATTTGTTCGGGCTGCTTGCGTTGGCGCCCTGGTTGGCCGCGCCGGGCGGCATCGAGGTACGCACGCGGCATCTCAAGTTGCACGCGGTTCGGTGCGTGTTCGGTTTCCTGGCGATGCAATGCTATTTTTTCGCCATTTCGCGCCTGCACCTCGGAAGCGCTGTCGCGCTCAATTTCACGTCGCCCTTGTGGATCCCTTTCATCGCCCGCATCTGGCTTGGCGAACCGCTGACAAAACGGGTGCTGGCGGCTTCTCTGGCGGGGTTGCTGGGTGTCTGGATGATTCGTACGCCGGAGAGCGGCGTTTGGTCCGCAGCTGGGGCCCTCGGGCTTTTATCTGCGGTCTTTGCCTCGGCCGCGCTGGTCGGCGTGCGACGTCTGACCCTCGCTGGTGAGCCAGCAGGACGCATTGTCTTTTATTTTGCGCTCGGCTCCACCCTTTTCACCGCGATTCCACTTCCTTTCGCTTGGAAGATGCCTACGGCTGGTCAGTGGGCCGCCCTCGCAGCAACAGGCGCGCTGGCATCAGCCGCCCAGTTTTTGCTGTCCCGCGGGTTCGCGCGTGCCCCGGCGGCCGTGGCCGCCGTGGCTTACTACGGCACTGTGCCGGCCGCCGCTTTTTTCGGCTGGCTGATTTGGGGCGAGCCCCTGACCCCAGCTTTTATCATCGGCGCGACCCTGATTTGCGGCGCAGGCATCGCGGCCTCGCTGTCGGCGGAAAGAGAGGCGCGTTCTTCGACGGACCGTCGAGACAAATCGAATGGGGTGCATCCCGCGCCACCAGCCCATGGCGCCGCTCGCATTCCGAGTCCGACTCCAGACACCGTCTGA
- a CDS encoding family 20 glycosylhydrolase produces the protein MDSRSAPPLLPRPRRYEPEQGGLSLQSRHVSILSTEPEFERTAQRIRADLRRELHLEATLRETTGKPGGASIVLRKDPSQPAQGYRLHITRRQITIEAHDAAGAYYGALTLRQLVRIHRDALPACWIEDFPDFPVRGVMLDISRDKVPTMETLFRLIEELAEWKINRFELYTEHSFAYRNHRAVWEHASPITAEEARELDAFCAERFVELVPNQNCFGHLHRWLEKEPYRHLAECPDGFMTPWGEWRPGPFSLNPLDPGSIALVEELLTELVQNFRSSNLNVGCDETFDLGQGRSREACEARGKGRVYLEFLTKIYAIVVRLGRRMNFWGDIVLNHPELIPELPRDVVPLVWGYEADHPFAAQCAPFAESGLNFLVCPGTSGWNSLLGRTDNALANMENAAENGLAAGAAGMLITAWGDNGHLQPYAVELLPLAAGAARAWCLQSNRHADLAAQLDAQVFRDDSRIYGRLAGELGTLYRLLEHPVFNASALFRLLSQRDISTLQTAIGEPRLRAARNRLRELRAELARTRSRRDDAELLLAEW, from the coding sequence ATGGATTCCCGTTCAGCACCCCCTCTCCTGCCCCGCCCGCGCCGCTACGAACCCGAACAGGGCGGTCTCTCGCTGCAATCCCGGCATGTTTCGATCCTCTCGACCGAGCCCGAATTCGAGCGCACGGCGCAACGAATCCGCGCTGACTTGCGCCGCGAATTGCACCTGGAGGCCACGTTGCGGGAGACGACGGGCAAACCCGGCGGGGCCAGCATCGTGCTCCGCAAAGATCCATCCCAGCCGGCGCAGGGATACCGATTGCACATCACTCGCCGACAAATCACGATCGAGGCACACGACGCGGCTGGCGCCTACTACGGAGCTCTCACGCTCCGCCAGCTCGTTCGGATCCACCGAGATGCCTTGCCCGCGTGCTGGATCGAAGATTTTCCGGATTTTCCGGTGCGGGGCGTCATGCTGGACATTAGTCGGGACAAGGTCCCGACCATGGAGACGCTCTTCCGCCTCATCGAAGAGCTGGCCGAGTGGAAAATCAACCGGTTCGAACTCTATACAGAGCATTCGTTCGCTTATCGGAATCATCGCGCGGTTTGGGAGCACGCCAGCCCGATCACGGCGGAAGAGGCCCGCGAGCTGGACGCATTTTGCGCGGAACGCTTCGTTGAACTGGTCCCTAACCAGAACTGCTTTGGCCACCTTCACCGCTGGCTCGAAAAGGAGCCCTACCGTCACCTCGCCGAATGCCCCGACGGCTTCATGACGCCGTGGGGCGAGTGGCGCCCCGGACCGTTCAGCCTAAATCCGTTAGACCCGGGGAGCATCGCACTGGTGGAAGAACTGCTCACCGAGCTGGTACAGAACTTCCGAAGCTCGAACCTTAATGTCGGGTGCGATGAAACCTTCGACCTCGGACAGGGACGGTCCCGCGAGGCCTGCGAGGCGCGGGGAAAGGGCCGAGTCTACCTCGAGTTTTTGACGAAGATCTATGCCATCGTCGTCCGACTTGGCCGGAGGATGAACTTTTGGGGCGATATCGTCTTGAACCATCCCGAACTGATCCCGGAACTCCCCCGCGATGTGGTGCCGCTGGTCTGGGGCTATGAGGCGGACCACCCCTTTGCAGCCCAGTGCGCGCCGTTTGCGGAATCCGGACTCAACTTCCTCGTGTGCCCGGGCACATCGGGCTGGAATTCGCTGCTCGGCCGGACCGACAATGCGCTGGCCAATATGGAGAATGCGGCCGAAAACGGTCTGGCGGCGGGCGCCGCGGGCATGTTGATCACCGCCTGGGGCGATAACGGCCACCTGCAGCCCTACGCGGTTGAATTGCTGCCGCTCGCCGCGGGCGCCGCGCGAGCCTGGTGCCTCCAATCCAATCGGCATGCGGACCTTGCAGCGCAGCTCGATGCCCAGGTTTTCCGAGACGATTCGCGCATCTACGGCCGACTCGCTGGCGAACTCGGCACTCTTTATCGGCTCTTGGAACATCCTGTGTTCAACGCCAGCGCGTTATTCCGACTGCTCTCTCAGCGCGACATTTCAACCCTTCAAACTGCCATCGGCGAGCCGCGACTTCGCGCGGCGCGAAACCGCCTGAGGGAACTACGAGCCGAACTGGCCCGAACTCGGAGCCGTCGAGATGATGCCGAGCTCCTGCTCGCGGAATGGA
- a CDS encoding SDR family oxidoreductase, protein MQRGFAVTVVDNFMYNQASLLDCCAYDHFNIVRGDVRDRTLIKKLVDSADIIIPLACLVGAPACAQRPQEAESINRDAVKMIVDLSRPDQKIIYPNTNSGYGIGNSGEYCTEDSPLRPISLYGITKVEAEKYVLESGRGISFRLATVFGVSPRMRIDLLVNDFTYRALTDRFIVLFEAHFKRNYIHIRDVAYAFLHAIDHWDQMKGRAYNVGLSSANLSKMELCLEIKKQIPDFTIMEAPIGRDPDQRNYIVSNERIERTGWMPRYSLQWGIAELIRGYQIIRKNQYANV, encoded by the coding sequence TTGCAACGCGGCTTCGCCGTTACGGTTGTTGACAACTTCATGTACAACCAGGCGTCGCTGTTGGACTGCTGCGCATACGACCACTTCAACATCGTTCGCGGCGACGTCCGAGATCGAACTCTGATAAAAAAACTGGTCGACAGCGCGGACATCATCATCCCCCTCGCATGCCTCGTCGGCGCTCCAGCCTGTGCGCAGCGCCCACAGGAAGCCGAATCGATCAACCGCGACGCGGTCAAAATGATCGTGGACCTCTCGCGCCCGGACCAGAAAATCATCTACCCCAACACGAACAGCGGTTACGGAATCGGCAACTCGGGCGAGTATTGCACCGAGGATTCGCCACTCCGACCGATATCGCTCTACGGAATCACGAAAGTGGAGGCGGAAAAGTACGTCCTCGAAAGCGGCCGCGGCATCTCCTTTCGCCTCGCCACGGTGTTTGGCGTCAGCCCTCGGATGCGGATTGATTTGCTCGTGAATGACTTTACCTACCGCGCCCTGACCGACCGGTTCATCGTACTCTTTGAAGCGCACTTCAAGCGCAACTACATCCACATCCGTGACGTCGCGTACGCCTTCCTGCATGCGATCGATCACTGGGATCAGATGAAAGGTCGAGCCTACAACGTCGGGCTCAGCTCGGCCAACCTATCCAAGATGGAGCTTTGTCTCGAAATCAAAAAGCAGATTCCGGACTTCACAATCATGGAGGCGCCGATCGGCCGGGATCCTGACCAGCGGAATTATATTGTCAGCAATGAGCGGATCGAGCGCACCGGCTGGATGCCCCGGTATTCCCTGCAATGGGGAATCGCCGAGCTGATCCGCGGCTATCAGATCATTCGGAAAAACCAGTACGCCAACGTGTAA
- a CDS encoding GDP-L-fucose synthase, whose protein sequence is MKDRRFKRILVTGAHGFLGHHVLPELKNAFDAEFVCPTRAEYDLLQPGVPERMMRDIQPDCVVHMAAKSGGILDNKKRPAEYFYENLAMNTAIFHEAWRAGVKKFLTFMGGCSYPANAISPIGEDQMWNGLPQIESVGYSVAKKMLLIQSWAYRTQYGFNSVVLIPGNVYGEWDNFNLEQAHVIPAMIRKYIEAKEAGRPSITAFGTGRPTRDFVYAGDVAKTIPWFLAHYDSSEPVNISAGRRISIRELAETVKKVTGFEGEIVWDTSKPDGQMDKIFDVSKLRSLGLSCDTPLEEGLRRTTNWFLHARETGEVRL, encoded by the coding sequence ATGAAGGACCGCCGATTCAAACGCATCCTCGTCACCGGCGCGCACGGATTCCTGGGCCATCATGTCCTGCCCGAACTGAAGAACGCCTTCGACGCGGAATTTGTCTGCCCGACTCGCGCCGAATATGACCTGTTGCAGCCCGGCGTCCCCGAGCGGATGATGCGCGATATCCAGCCCGATTGCGTCGTCCACATGGCCGCCAAATCCGGAGGGATCCTCGACAACAAGAAACGGCCCGCGGAATATTTCTACGAAAACTTGGCGATGAATACGGCCATCTTCCACGAGGCGTGGCGGGCCGGCGTCAAAAAGTTTCTCACATTCATGGGTGGATGCTCCTATCCCGCAAATGCCATCTCGCCGATCGGCGAAGACCAGATGTGGAACGGCCTGCCCCAGATCGAGAGCGTCGGCTATTCCGTGGCGAAGAAGATGCTGCTGATCCAGTCATGGGCCTATCGCACCCAGTACGGATTCAACTCCGTCGTGCTGATTCCCGGCAACGTTTACGGCGAATGGGACAATTTCAATCTCGAGCAGGCGCACGTAATCCCGGCGATGATTCGCAAGTACATCGAGGCCAAAGAGGCGGGGCGCCCCTCGATCACTGCCTTCGGCACTGGGCGTCCGACTCGTGATTTCGTCTACGCCGGCGACGTCGCCAAAACCATCCCCTGGTTCCTCGCTCACTACGATTCGAGCGAGCCGGTTAACATCTCCGCCGGCCGCCGAATCTCGATCCGCGAACTGGCGGAAACCGTCAAGAAAGTCACCGGTTTCGAGGGCGAAATCGTTTGGGATACGTCCAAACCAGACGGGCAGATGGATAAAATTTTTGATGTCTCCAAACTCAGGAGCCTCGGCCTGTCCTGCGACACGCCTCTTGAAGAGGGCCTGCGGCGCACGACCAACTGGTTCCTTCACGCCCGCGAAACGGGCGAGGTCCGTCTGTGA
- a CDS encoding NAD(P)-dependent oxidoreductase — MSRSADLIVIGAAGFIGSAVAAEAKARGLEVIEVTRESYQPGLAARWLINANGNSKKFLAREQPALDFDLSVRSVMQSLHDFQYERYCFLSSIDVYDNVSDPAANRETAAIRRDRLSPYGLHKLIAEDLVRAYAPRRLILRMGGFVGPGLRKNSVYDLLKNLPLRVHPDSRYQYLHTRELAAIVLDLLAGAVEDDIWNVAGDGTLSLREIASWIPGAKLPEPVGFPEVYDVNIEKLKRWRAVPPTSETVRRFVADVLAGRETLA, encoded by the coding sequence GTGAGCCGGTCCGCGGATCTGATCGTGATCGGCGCCGCCGGATTCATCGGTTCGGCCGTCGCTGCTGAGGCAAAGGCCCGCGGGCTCGAAGTCATCGAGGTCACCCGCGAATCCTACCAGCCCGGCCTTGCCGCGCGGTGGCTCATCAATGCCAATGGCAACTCCAAAAAATTTCTCGCGCGCGAACAGCCGGCCCTCGACTTCGATCTGTCGGTCCGCTCAGTCATGCAATCTCTGCACGACTTTCAATATGAGAGATATTGCTTCCTCTCCTCGATCGACGTGTACGACAACGTTAGCGACCCCGCTGCCAACCGCGAAACAGCCGCCATCCGGCGCGACCGGCTCTCACCGTATGGCCTCCACAAACTGATCGCCGAGGACCTTGTCCGCGCTTACGCGCCGCGCCGTTTGATCCTCAGAATGGGCGGGTTCGTCGGGCCGGGCCTCCGGAAAAACAGTGTGTACGACCTGCTAAAAAACCTCCCGTTGCGCGTGCACCCCGACTCCCGCTATCAATACCTTCATACCCGCGAACTCGCCGCAATCGTCCTCGACCTTCTGGCCGGCGCGGTAGAGGATGACATATGGAATGTCGCGGGAGACGGCACGCTGTCGCTCCGCGAGATCGCGTCGTGGATACCGGGCGCGAAACTGCCCGAACCGGTCGGGTTTCCGGAGGTGTATGACGTGAACATCGAGAAACTCAAACGCTGGCGGGCCGTGCCCCCCACGTCCGAAACGGTTCGCCGATTCGTCGCCGACGTGCTCGCCGGCCGGGAGACGCTCGCATGA
- a CDS encoding kinase translates to MIISRTPFRVSFFGGGTDFPEFYREHGGAVLATSIDKYCYLAVHSLGPFFRHRIRVSYAQTETVIHPSEIRHPLVRECLGLLGIDSCMEISHIADLPGRTGLGSSSSFTVGLLNALHAFRGETCTPAQLAQEAIVVERERVGDAGGHQDQYAAAFGGLRRYDFTADGVRERLVPLAPERKKALSDRLLMFYTGVESSAEEILREQSRNTARNIPALREMRAMVDHAERILTGSDDLESFGRLLHAAWLHKRSLSSGITNAAIDDAYDVALRAGAIGGKLLGAGGRGFLLLYVEPHAQPAVRDALRQLVEIPFCFSDTGSQIIFRTPES, encoded by the coding sequence ATGATCATCTCGCGCACGCCTTTCCGCGTCAGTTTCTTCGGCGGTGGAACCGACTTTCCCGAATTCTACCGCGAACACGGCGGCGCCGTCCTCGCAACATCGATCGACAAATACTGTTACCTCGCCGTCCATTCGCTCGGCCCGTTTTTCCGCCATCGCATCCGCGTCAGCTACGCGCAGACCGAGACGGTGATTCACCCCTCCGAAATCCGGCACCCGCTCGTCCGCGAGTGCCTCGGCCTTCTCGGCATCGATTCGTGCATGGAAATCAGCCACATCGCGGACCTTCCCGGTCGGACCGGCCTCGGTTCCTCCTCGTCGTTCACCGTCGGCCTCCTCAACGCGCTCCACGCATTCCGCGGCGAAACCTGCACGCCCGCGCAACTCGCGCAGGAGGCGATCGTCGTCGAACGGGAACGGGTCGGCGATGCGGGCGGCCACCAGGACCAGTACGCCGCCGCGTTCGGCGGTTTGCGGCGATACGATTTCACCGCCGACGGCGTCCGGGAACGGCTGGTTCCGCTGGCGCCGGAAAGAAAGAAGGCTCTCAGCGACCGCCTTCTCATGTTCTACACCGGGGTGGAAAGCTCCGCAGAGGAAATCCTCCGCGAGCAGTCCCGCAACACCGCCCGCAACATCCCCGCCCTGCGAGAAATGCGCGCGATGGTCGACCACGCCGAACGAATCCTTACCGGTTCGGACGATCTCGAATCCTTCGGCCGCCTTCTTCACGCCGCCTGGCTCCACAAGCGGTCCCTCTCCTCGGGAATCACCAATGCAGCCATCGACGACGCCTATGACGTCGCCCTGCGGGCTGGAGCCATCGGGGGCAAACTGCTCGGCGCCGGCGGACGCGGCTTCCTGCTCCTATACGTCGAACCACATGCGCAGCCCGCGGTTCGCGACGCGCTCCGCCAACTCGTTGAAATCCCCTTCTGCTTCAGCGACACCGGCTCCCAGATCATCTTCCGCACGCCGGAGTCATGA
- a CDS encoding glycosyltransferase has translation MSEKPRLAFWFRYGAAEHAELYHALPRLLQALSEHVEVHYFGPQGRRPDPESIARVAVLHRVPFRVDRTKHRDKVAKYLLWLLWLPWIGLQCRRLGVRAVYIDETVPLAAPLARLFFGPNVAITVADFFTDIYLSGGPIHRALARAIQALDWAAWRKLPLIITRACNTRDFLARHGINPDRVVPIYDPVDARLYHPADRAAARARFGYGEDDVVLVHHGILHPNKGNDRIFRALAAARSRLPNVRFLLVGHGPEFEPLRALAQELRIQDIVQMTGWLPRPEDVNVALNAGDIGLVMRVGHRSDDFHMTGALVHNMAVGLPILAADLGGVREVVRDGYNGFLFPPDDMDLFTRRLAELAADPSLRARLGSAALASAREHFDLEKVVQRTVSALLRLVS, from the coding sequence ATGAGCGAAAAGCCCCGGCTGGCCTTCTGGTTCCGGTACGGCGCCGCGGAGCACGCCGAGTTGTACCACGCCCTCCCCCGGCTGCTGCAGGCCCTCTCCGAACACGTCGAGGTACATTACTTTGGCCCACAGGGCCGACGGCCGGACCCGGAATCCATCGCCCGCGTGGCCGTGCTGCACCGGGTGCCTTTTCGCGTGGACCGCACAAAGCACCGAGACAAAGTCGCCAAATACTTGCTCTGGCTGCTCTGGCTGCCATGGATCGGGCTGCAGTGCCGCCGACTCGGCGTCCGCGCGGTCTACATCGATGAAACTGTCCCACTCGCCGCGCCCCTCGCCCGGCTATTCTTCGGTCCGAACGTCGCCATCACCGTCGCCGACTTTTTCACCGACATCTACCTTTCCGGCGGCCCGATCCATCGCGCGCTCGCGCGCGCGATTCAGGCCCTGGATTGGGCGGCGTGGCGCAAGCTACCCCTCATTATCACGCGGGCCTGTAACACACGCGATTTCCTCGCCCGCCACGGCATTAACCCCGACCGCGTCGTTCCAATCTATGACCCTGTCGATGCTCGGCTTTACCACCCCGCCGATCGCGCCGCTGCTCGCGCACGCTTCGGCTACGGGGAAGACGACGTCGTCCTGGTTCACCATGGCATCCTCCACCCCAACAAGGGAAATGACCGCATATTCCGCGCATTAGCTGCCGCGCGAAGTCGACTGCCCAACGTCCGTTTCCTGCTCGTGGGGCATGGACCTGAATTCGAGCCGCTTCGCGCCCTCGCCCAAGAACTCCGAATCCAGGACATTGTTCAAATGACCGGATGGCTGCCCCGGCCGGAAGATGTGAACGTTGCGCTCAACGCAGGCGACATTGGCCTTGTCATGCGCGTCGGCCACCGCTCAGACGATTTCCACATGACCGGAGCGCTCGTCCACAACATGGCTGTCGGCCTGCCCATCCTGGCCGCCGACCTCGGCGGTGTCCGGGAGGTCGTGCGCGACGGCTATAACGGGTTTCTCTTTCCGCCCGACGATATGGACCTATTCACCCGGCGGCTCGCGGAGCTGGCGGCAGACCCTTCGCTCCGTGCCCGGCTCGGCAGTGCCGCGCTGGCCAGCGCAAGGGAACATTTCGATTTGGAAAAAGTTGTGCAACGCACTGTGTCCGCGTTGCTGCGACTTGTCTCCTGA
- a CDS encoding DEAD/DEAH box helicase — translation MVRKLIQQVIRRLRGATSTVKSAPSVPEVQPKPTPAQVPESSRMNKPSGRRRGNAAEAPSISAAPSLDAAPSAVAWDPSMFQVPVAEGKTRFHDLNLPNEILHAIADLQFMYCTPIQAAILPHTLSGRDAFGQAQTGTGKTAAFLITIFTRLLREAPALPAKSGAPRALILAPTRELCLQIHKDARALGRYVPFSSLAVFGGMDYEKQRDQLRKERVDIVVATPGRLIDFKRRGDLDLRHVEILVIDEADRMLDMGFIPDVRTIVHSTPPKDRRQTLFFSATLTPDVRRLAAAWTRDPVTVEIAPEKVAVDTVEQVTFIVTSEQKFALLYNLLTRENARRVICFVNRRDEAETLLNRLRRYGLDAELLSGAVAQEKRIRTLERFRRGEFRVLVATDVAGRGIHVNGVTHVVNYNLPEDPEDYVHRIGRTGRAGASGTSINFADENESFHIPAIEKFIGKTLSCTHPEDDWLVLPPPPEQTAERSDRERKRAAAGQGDDSGGPPRRRRRRAGRGRGRLAPRKFDEAPADAPRPPPAPDIPV, via the coding sequence ATGGTCCGAAAACTGATTCAGCAGGTCATCCGGCGCCTTCGCGGCGCAACTTCCACGGTCAAATCTGCGCCATCGGTCCCAGAAGTTCAACCGAAGCCCACTCCCGCGCAAGTCCCCGAATCCTCCCGAATGAACAAGCCCAGCGGCCGTCGGCGCGGCAACGCGGCGGAGGCGCCGTCGATTTCCGCCGCCCCGTCTCTCGATGCGGCTCCTTCGGCGGTCGCCTGGGATCCGAGTATGTTCCAGGTCCCCGTCGCCGAGGGCAAAACGCGATTTCACGACCTAAACCTTCCCAACGAGATTCTCCACGCCATTGCGGATCTGCAGTTTATGTACTGCACGCCGATCCAGGCGGCGATCCTTCCGCATACTCTCTCCGGACGTGACGCCTTTGGGCAGGCGCAGACAGGAACCGGCAAGACCGCGGCCTTTCTGATCACGATTTTCACCCGCCTACTTCGCGAGGCCCCGGCCCTGCCAGCGAAGTCCGGAGCGCCGCGCGCCCTCATCCTCGCACCGACCCGCGAGCTGTGCCTGCAAATTCACAAAGACGCACGGGCGCTCGGCCGGTATGTGCCGTTTTCCTCGCTCGCGGTCTTTGGCGGTATGGACTACGAGAAACAGCGAGATCAGTTGCGCAAGGAGCGCGTCGATATCGTTGTGGCCACGCCGGGGCGCCTCATCGATTTCAAACGGCGCGGCGACCTCGACCTACGCCATGTGGAAATTCTCGTGATCGACGAAGCCGATCGCATGCTCGACATGGGATTCATTCCCGATGTCCGCACCATCGTCCATTCGACGCCGCCAAAGGACCGCCGGCAGACCCTTTTTTTCAGCGCGACGCTCACACCCGACGTGCGGCGGCTGGCGGCAGCATGGACGCGCGACCCCGTCACCGTCGAGATCGCGCCCGAGAAGGTGGCGGTGGACACCGTGGAGCAGGTGACCTTCATTGTCACCAGCGAGCAGAAATTCGCGCTGCTCTACAACCTGCTCACGCGAGAGAACGCCCGTCGGGTGATCTGCTTCGTGAACCGGCGCGATGAGGCGGAGACCCTTCTCAACCGGCTGCGCCGCTACGGACTGGACGCCGAGCTGTTGTCCGGCGCTGTCGCGCAGGAGAAACGGATCCGGACCCTCGAGCGCTTCCGGCGCGGAGAGTTTCGCGTGCTGGTGGCGACAGACGTCGCGGGCCGCGGCATCCACGTGAACGGCGTGACCCATGTGGTCAACTACAACCTGCCCGAGGATCCGGAGGACTATGTGCACCGAATTGGGCGCACCGGCCGCGCTGGGGCGAGCGGCACATCCATCAACTTCGCAGACGAAAACGAGTCGTTCCACATTCCGGCGATTGAGAAGTTCATCGGCAAAACGCTGAGCTGTACACATCCCGAGGATGATTGGCTCGTGCTTCCGCCCCCGCCGGAGCAAACGGCGGAGCGGTCCGATCGCGAACGGAAGCGCGCCGCCGCGGGGCAGGGCGACGATTCAGGCGGTCCGCCGCGTCGCCGGCGTCGACGGGCCGGTCGGGGTCGCGGGAGGTTGGCGCCCCGCAAGTTCGACGAAGCGCCGGCCGATGCGCCGAGACCCCCGCCTGCGCCGGATATTCCGGTTTGA